The Apus apus isolate bApuApu2 chromosome 1, bApuApu2.pri.cur, whole genome shotgun sequence nucleotide sequence TTCTCTGGTTCAGGGTATGCCTACGTGTTCCTTTTACAAGAAGACTCACATGGTCTTTTCCTGTGCTTCAAGTTGGCCCAAACGCTGTATATGCATAACATAGAGCCTCCAGCTTCTTAGGAAGACCTCCTTAGCTTTGAACTTCCAGATGAGACACAGAGCTGGCTTAGATCACAAGCACGGTGAGCTTCCATAGACCCGTATACTATTATATAGGTCACAGCATTTCAGCTGCGTGTGGAAAAAAGCCCCTCAAGGACTCCATCTCCCATCTTATTTCCCTTGAAATGACCACACACGCATATGTTTGCATGACCAAGCAATTCATCCTCATGTGTCCCAATATTGTGCTTTCTCTCCTCAGGCTCCCAGGCAGACATCACTCACAGGGAGATGGGAGAAAATATCTGCACCTTGGCCACGTGGCAGATGGTATTCAAACCTAGTACCAGGAAAAGAGGATGACAGGGCCTTGTGATGCAGAGCTACCCACCTGCTCACTTTCTGTCCATGCCTGATGTTCCCTGGGAGAAGGAAGTGACCGAAATGGACCACATGGGCCAAAGGAATTACTTTGGCCAGCTGCCTGTGATGCAGGGATGATGGTGTGGTTGCATCCTTTTACACCCCTTTGTCCCTTAGGCACACTCTGGGCAGGCCTGGATCAGAAGCTGCATCCTAAGATCACCCCCAGGCCACACCTGGCCACGCCGCCTACCACACGTGCACCCGCTGGTGTGAGACGAGGTAGGAGTTGCGGCTGAAGCTCTTCCCGCAGCGCGAGCACTGGAAAGGCTTCTCCCCGCTGTGGGTGCGGCGATGGCGGATGAGGGTGGAGTTGTCACCGAAGCAGGTGCCGCACTCGGCACACTTGTAGGGCTTCTCCCCGGTGTGGGTGCGCCGGTGCTGGACAAGGTGTGACCGCTGGCTGAATCTCTTCCCGCAGTCGGGGCACAGGTACGGCTTCTCCCCCGTGTGGACACGCCGGTGGATGACGAGCTTGGAACTCTCACTGAAGCACTTGCTGCAGTCGGCACACCTGTGCGGCTTCTCGCCCGTGTGGAGCCGCCGGTGAGCGAGGAGGTTGGAGCTGTCGCTGAAGCGCTTCCCGCACTGGGGGCACCGGTAAGGTTTCTCCCCGGTGTGGAAGCTGGCATGGCGGAGCAGGCCCGAGTTCTGGTAGAAGTGCCTCCCGCACTTGGCACAGACGTACGGCCTCTCGCCCGTGTGGTTGCGCTGGTGCTGCGCCAGGTGGGTGCTCTGGCGGAAGCTCTTCCCGCAGTCCTCGCACCGGTAGGGCCGCTCCCCCGTGTGGACGCGCTGGTGCTGGACGAGGTGGGCGCGGCGGCCGAAGCTCTTGCCGCAGTCAGCACACCCGTACGGCCTCTCGCCGCTGTGGATCCGCCGGTGGCGGAGCAGGTCGGAGCTGCGGCCGAAGCTCTGCCCGCACTCGCTGCAGATGAAGGGCTTCTCCCCCAGGAACGCGCGCTGGGGCACCGCTCGCTCCTTCCGCTTCCGAAAGCCGCAGCCAGAAGCCTCCTCCAGCCCCGTCTCTGCGGAAAGGAGGTCTGCCCTGGGGCGGGACGCCTCCCGGCGCCGGCCCAGGAGGGAAGCTTCCCTCAGCAACAACTCGGAAATGGCCCCGCAGGCTCCGGCTGCCTCTGGCCCGTCTGGCTGCGCATCCCCCGCCTTCTCGCTCATGCTCCCATCACCTGCCGGAACACACGCAGAGTCCAGACACAACCAGCCCCTTCACCCACGGCCCGCaccccttcctccccacccaccgcggctgctgcctcctcctccccaccgctccctccctcccgtTCCCGCCCCGGCTCCAGGGAAAACCCGCAGGCGCCAGGACCAGCTCcgctctcccctcccctccggCCGGCAGCCACTTCCCCGCTGCCGGGGGCTCtgggcgggccgggccggggcaggggAGGCCGAGGCTGCAGCGAGCGAGCGGGCAGGGCCCGGCAGCGGCACGGCCCGGCacccccgccgccgccgctgcggGAAAACcaccccccggccccgcagcccgaCCCGCCCGGGCTGGCAACCCGCCGGGCCcgcctccttccctccctccctccctgcccggcCCGCGGGCACTTCCTGCGCTGCCCGGGAGGCGGCCGGCCGGCCTCTAGGGCTGCAGCGTCTCTCCGGCGGCTCCCGGGCCGGGCGCACCTCGCAGCTTCTCCGGTAGCCCCGGGGCTGGCCGCTTCCCTCTGCACCGGGACCCTGGCCCGGCCGGCGCTGAGcgctggggaggcagcaggagaggctggagcGGGTCTGCGGGCAGGCCCGGGTGGGATGGCGGGGCCCGGGCGCGGCCGGACCGGGCTGCGGGGAGCGGTTCGGCCGGCCGGGAGCCCGGTGTCCGCGCCGGGTCGGGGGCCGTGGGGCGCTGGGGACAAAACGGACCTCTTGTTCTGCAGActgtcctgctctcctgccctgcacctGCCCTGCCGTCCGGTGCTTGAGGTGCtgtcctgcagcctccctgctgctgttcagccttCACGGCATTCCTCCCACTGCCAGCGTTTTCTGTGTCCTCAGTTATCTCTTTCGCCTAACACCCCCCAGCACGCTTTTGTATCACAACCGTCTGTGTTTCCTccctcacctttttttttttttttttttaattattattccaGCTCTGGAATAAAtggaaagctctggggagacctgcCTCTGGCCCTTCTGTACTTCTAGGGAGCTTACAAGAAGGATGGATAAACACTCCTTACCAAGTAGTGATGGGATGAAGGGCAgtagttttaagctgaaagatgGTAGGTTGAAATCAGattattaggaagaaattatttcctgtgcGGGTGGTGACACCCTGGAACAGTTTGTGGGTGCCTCATCCGTTGAAGTGTTCgaagccaggttggatggggcttttgagcaacctggtctggtggaagaTGCTGATGCCCATGGCAGGACTAGGTGGTCTTCGAAGaccccttccaactcaaaacacTCTATGATACCCAAAATCCAGCACCTGACTCATTCCCAAACTGCTCTATAAATGTGGAACAGTGGCTGTTTTGATGAAAGGAAACTCAGAGCGCATGGGGGGGAAATGCAAAACGTTTTAGATTTACCAAAAGGTAAGAAAGAAGTTTAGATTTTAATGAGACTTCCGTGCAGTTGAGTTACATCATTTGGAAATACTGAGTCAACCAAGAGGAGAGCACACACCTAGTTTTGGCTCAGGATGCAGAGGTTTACAGAACCTGAACTGACACTTGTCTCTATGCTTAAATACTGACATAGATACTAATTTGACAAATTACTATGATTGTTAAAGAATTGGGAGTTAAATGCTAGTGTTTTCCACAGTAATTCAaaacagaagaagcaaaagaCTTTTTTGTGCTTTGGTGCCCTTGAACAAACTTaccacagcttttccttctgacCTGATACAGTGGGAAAACTGTTCTCTTGTCCCCACTCCGCGTGCTGAattgttttctggtttattcCTAGTCTCTTTTAAACAGACTAGTAATTGTTCTGCAACCTTATACTCAAAATTGTTGAAATCAAGTGTTGTTGACCAGGATAATTAGCCATTGCAAGAGAGAAATTAAGTTGTGTAAACACGAAAATGTGTTCCATGAGATGGAAAACCAAGAGGAAGGATCAGTGAACTACATAGCCGCAGGGTGCCTGGCATAgacagctggaggaggagaaggcatTTGCTGAAGTCTTTCACAGGGGCTGTGAGGGAGCACAGCTTAAAAtcttgaaaaagaaactttAAGGAGTAAGTGGTAAATGGGAAGAATGGGGTAGTGACTGTGTTCAGCCTGCTCTCTGCAAGCTGGAGATCTGGTACTCAGGATGGAAAATAATCGCAGGTAGGGATCAAACTGTCAGTaagccagctgcaggaggacagcaCAGAGGAAGGCCAATGCCAATGCAAGGAAAGGTGCTGATCTGAGGACAGGATGACATCAACCTCACAGGGAGGAGGCCCAAAGGAAGTGGGTATGAAAAAGAAGGAGGACCTGTGGTTGTTTGGAAAGgtgtttctttctgttgctCAGAAGAAGTTATTCTGTGTCTTTGGAGTGGCATGGatgaaggaaatggaaatgaagCCAGTTGCTCACTGGGTCAGGAAAAGCTGGGAGGTGGCCAGGGATGCATTGCTAAAAGCTTTGGAACGTAATACTCACAGAGGTGAGCATCATCAgaataacagcaataaaaaggCTGTTGATGACAGCAGGATGCCTTGTTGTGAATAATTTATAGTTATGAACAATTTATAGGTTGattcatattaaaataatttataataagGATTTAAGTAATGGTTTAAATCACTAAGTGAGCAAATTTGAATTAGGTAAGCAATGTTAATCATATTTTGTAGGCATACTTTTAAAGTCTTCTTCACTAAGGGAAAGGTTGATTCCTATTGCTGAACATCCAGATATCTTTAAGGGTAATCTGCTCGCAAGATAATCCTTTTTTGTTAGTGGGGAGAATACACTACACATACACACAAGTAGTTCTATAAGCtaacatgcatttatttaacCCACGTTAATTGTCAATATCATGCTTTTGTAAACGGTTAAATTACACTTCCTGTTTATTAAATAATTCCTTTGTTTATTCCAGACTAGGTGTTTGTGGAATTaaaatagttgaaaaaaaaatatttaaatttgtatTAGAAGTGAAATATGATTAATAGATCTAAGACATGCTTCATGCTTAAAACTGAGGTATTTATTAAACAAAGCCTAAGAAACTGAGATGATCATGACAATAAATCTCACACCTAATGATTATTCAGATTAGAAGGGGAAACTTCTTTCTGGCTTTAATATTGTctaagtttgtttttctttaagatcCTGGCAAAGATTAAATTGgcttccatttaatttttaatgtaatataagccaaattatttttgcaggttACTGTAAATCTGGGCTTGAAAGTGGATGTCTGtcttttaatgtttaatttaaatagGTTTAACTGGAGGAAAAATTACACTCagattaaaaccaaaccaaaacaacagaaccacaaagaaaatTTTAACAGCTCATCtgtctgcttttgctttcataCCATTCCCTTCCCAGATTCTCTCCCATTTGAAATGCTCTGTGTCCTCTGAAATGCTGACATATGACACGCAGCCTTCTTGTTCCCAAGCCAAACTGTCTGGTTACTAACATAGTAAGACAGTCCTTTTTACAGAAGGACTGGGTCATAGCTCTTGATAGCTCCCCAAGgcctttcttcctcccctcctcctttgAAATGTGGCATGGattcctctctcttcccttttagCAGTTCATACCATGCCATGTGTGCCAGTCTGGTGGTTTGCCATGCTCCCCAGGGTACATCCATCACAGATTTGTGGCCACCAACTACACTCAGCTGTGGTGGCTCTCCAGGTCTCAAAGACTGTGACAAATAATGGTCTTCAAACCggttttcccttttcttgttCATGTTGGTGGAGAATTTCCTTCTGCCCACTGCAGTTCTCCTGGTTGCATTGGAAGGTGTCCCGTTGGTTCCCTGCAGGCTTACATGCCTTGTCTCCTGTAGGAGTTTGAAATGAGGTGAGGATTGAGGCTTTTTCAGCACTCTATTTTGTTATGGCCCTGTCTGTCCAGATGTATTAACCGGTTACTGCTGCTACTTTGCCATTGCCTTCAGTTTTGTTCTGGATTTACACCCTCCTCTTGCCCTGTATTGTTTTGCTGAAACTGCTGTTCTTGGTGGTTACTGATGTAGCTCTCTCCTGGTTATATACAGACATTGCTCACTTATGCACAGCGTTTGGGACCTATTGCTGCAGAAGGTGCCCCAGCTGAGAAGCCTCTATCCACGTGTATTAGCCCTTACATCTGTTTGGATTAGTGACTACTCCTCTTTAAACAAAGTGGTGTGTTGGGCACGTAATTTGTACTTCACACAGAGGAGCGGGAACGCTTGCTCCTTATCGTAATGTGGACTGGAAAATGTATAAATTTAGTCAGTATCATCCTATGCTGTTTGAAATGTGAATTCCCTCACTTCGCAGTGGATACTCTGGTAATTTTTTATTGGTCCTTATTCTTGCTCCACCCTGCTCCTGGAATATGGACCTAGAGCCTTAATGTGTGGAAGGTAGAACACATCACAGTCCTAGACTAATCACAGTCACACTTCCCAtgggaggaaaggaaatgtgAATTTTACATGTGCCTGGCTGGGAAACAGACTAAGGCCTAGGTGCACCAGTCAACACGTAGCAGACACTTAAGTATGTGGCTCTGGCACTATGCAGCCTATGCCAGGTACCACTTGCAGAGCAGGGGAATGAAGCGGGCACTCCAGAGCCTGGAAGAAGCACTTCTCTGATTTGTGGATATGAATGCTATTATTAGTGTATGAATCTGTGCCTTTTCTATGTGTGAAACTTGTAGCACCCATCAATAGTGCTGCAGTCCTGGGGAGCAAGAGACACGGCGCTGACATTTGCCTGTCAAGAGGGACTGCTAAGTGCTTCAGGTAATTTATTCTCTAAACTGCAAGCAGATGCTAATGTAGCTGAGCACAGGTGGATGGTGTACTGACAGTTCTGTCAGCAGGTCTGTGTGTTCAAATGTATTTGCATGTAACTACTGTAATGTGCGTTGGCACTTGGGTTTCTGGGCTTCCGTCTTCACTGGAGAACCTGGGGCTGAATCCTACTCCCATCCTtgttgaataaataaaaaaaagaaatgggtgGTGAAAGTCGGGCTTCATGTAGAGTCCCTAAATACTGTTCAGTGCAGGaactccctccctctcctgtaTTTTTGTCCCAATTCAGCCAGAAGAAATGTATTCTCTAGGAATGAGCAAACTTTGAGAAACATTATATGAAGAAGCAGACCTTCTTAGGACTTCAGACATGAAATGGGGATGCATCTGCTGGATCAATGCTAACAGTACAAAACTATTCAAAAATAAAGATACATAAATACGTGTCACAACACATATTTGTCTTTGCAAGTCATTTACATTTGCTGGTATGCAGGTGCAAATGGTGTGTCACTAGTTCAGATCAAAGCTTTGTTGGGCCAGAGTGTAGCTTCATTATCATGTACCCTGTCT carries:
- the LOC127396472 gene encoding zinc finger protein 239-like, with protein sequence MSEKAGDAQPDGPEAAGACGAISELLLREASLLGRRREASRPRADLLSAETGLEEASGCGFRKRKERAVPQRAFLGEKPFICSECGQSFGRSSDLLRHRRIHSGERPYGCADCGKSFGRRAHLVQHQRVHTGERPYRCEDCGKSFRQSTHLAQHQRNHTGERPYVCAKCGRHFYQNSGLLRHASFHTGEKPYRCPQCGKRFSDSSNLLAHRRLHTGEKPHRCADCSKCFSESSKLVIHRRVHTGEKPYLCPDCGKRFSQRSHLVQHRRTHTGEKPYKCAECGTCFGDNSTLIRHRRTHSGEKPFQCSRCGKSFSRNSYLVSHQRVHVW